DNA from Candidatus Ishikawaella capsulata Mpkobe:
ACTCAGAATCATGCAGAAGATCCTGTAATTGAAGAATTATTCAGTTATTTTGATGTAGATATTTTCAGTATTCAAGCCAGTCGTACTGGATTTCCAATAATTTGGGTAAAACGAAAAAAAATATTAGAAGTTATACAATTTCTACGTAACTTAAAAAAACCTTATGTTATGCTTTATGATTTACATGGTATAGATGAACGTTTACGTAGTAATCGAGAGGGATTACCCCAGGCAGATTTCTCAGTTTTTTATCATCTATTATCTATTGAACGTAATAAAGATATTATGATTAAGGTAGGACTTTTAGAAAAAGATTTACATGTTCCTACATTAACCGAAATTTATCCTAACTCTAATTGGTATGAACGCGAAACTTGGGAAATGTTTGGTATTGTTTTTGATGGTCATAAGCATCTTACCCGTCTTATAATGCCATTAACTTGGCAAGGTCATCCGCTACGTAAAGATTATCCAGCGCGTGCTACGGAATTTGATCCATTTTTTTTAAGCCAGCAAAAAGAAGATGCTGAAATGGAAGAATTGACTTTTAAACCGGAAAATTGGGGCATGCAATCTCATGCACGTAATCACGATTTTATGTTTCTTAACTTGGGTCCTAACCATCCTTCTGCACATGGAGCTTTTCGTATTATTTTGCAACTAGAAGGTGAAGAAATTATAGATTGTGTTCCAGATATTGGATACCACCATCGTGGTGCTGAGAAAATGGCAGAACGTCAATCTTGGCATAGTTATATTCCTTATACAGACCGTATAGAATATCTGGGAGGTTGTGTTAATGAAATGCCTTATATACTAGCTGTAGAGAAATTAGCTGGTATTATTGTACCAGATAGAGTTAAAGTTATTCGTATAATGCTTTCTGAATTGTTTCGCATTAATAGTCATTTACTTTATATTTCTACATTTATTCAAGATGTTGGTGCAATGACTCCGGTATTTTTAGCTTTTACAGATCGTCAAAAAGTTTATGATGTCGTAGAAGCAATTACTGGCTTTAGAATGCATCCAGCTTGGTTTCGTATTGGAGGTGTAGCACATGATTTACCTAGAGGATGGGATATATTATTACAGAATTTCCTTAAATGGATGCCTAAAAGATTACAAGAATATGATAAAGTAGCTCTACGTAACAGCATTTTAATAGCGCGTTCTAAAGGAGTAGCTAGTTATAATTTAACAGAAGCATTATCTTGGGGTACCACAGGTGCAGGATTACGTGCAACTGGTGTTGATTTTGATATACGTAAATGGCGTCCTTATTCAGGTTATGAATATTTTAATTTTGAGATACCAGTAGGTAATGGTGTTAGCGATGCGTATACCCGCGTGATATTAAAAATGGAAGAAATCTGGCAATCTTTAAATATTTTAGATCAATGTTTAAAGAATATGCCTGCAGGTCCATTCAAAGCTGATCATCCACTAACAACACCACCAACGAAAGAAAGAATGTTAAAGCATATAGATACACTTATTCCACACTTTTTACATATGTCTTGGGGACCAATAATACCAGCAAATGAATCATTTCAAATGATTGAAGCTACTAAGGGAATTAATAGTTACTATTTAATTAGTGATGGTAATACTATGAGTTATCGTACTAGAGTACGTACACCTAGTTTTGCACATTTACAACAAATTCCCTCTGTAATTCGAGGGAGTCTAGTATCAGATTTAATAGTATACTTAGGCAGTATAGATTTTGTTATGTCAGACGTGGATCGCTAATTATGTCAAACAACAAAAATGATCTTTCTAATATCACGTTACAAAAAGTTTTTATTCTTAGTTCAGAAGAGTATGCTGCTATACAACGCGAAAAAAATCATTATGAAGATAGCCGTGCTGCATCTATAGAAGCATTAAAAATTGTTCAAAAAAAACATGGATGGGTATCAGATGATGCTATTGATAAAATAGCAGAAGTTTTAGAAATACCTGGTCGAGATATAGAAGAAATAGCTACATTCTATAATCTAATTTTTAGAAAACCAGTGGGAAAAAATATTATTAGATACTGCGATAGCATCGTATGCTATATAAATGGATATAAAAAAATTCAAGCTACTCTAGAAAAAGAATTGCAGATAAAAACTGGACAAACAACAGCAGATGAAAGATTTACTCTACTACCTACCTGTTGTTTGGGAAATTGTGACAAAGGTCCCACTATGATGATAAATGAAGATACTCATATCTATTTAAGACCAGATATGATTATTACTATACTGGAACAGTATAAATGATCTCACTTAAAAATATGGTACGTACAGCTGAAACACATCCTTTAACATGGCGTTTACGCTATGATAAGGAACCTGTTTGGTTCGATGAATATCGTAAAAAAAACGGTTATTTTGGAGCGGAAAAAGCTTTAAAAGAGATGACACCTGAGGAAGTAGTGAATGTAGTTAAAGATTCCGGTTTAAAGGGACG
Protein-coding regions in this window:
- the nuoC gene encoding NADH-quinone oxidoreductase subunit C/D produces the protein MAILIVQKVTNTNTTFQTQNHAEDPVIEELFSYFDVDIFSIQASRTGFPIIWVKRKKILEVIQFLRNLKKPYVMLYDLHGIDERLRSNREGLPQADFSVFYHLLSIERNKDIMIKVGLLEKDLHVPTLTEIYPNSNWYERETWEMFGIVFDGHKHLTRLIMPLTWQGHPLRKDYPARATEFDPFFLSQQKEDAEMEELTFKPENWGMQSHARNHDFMFLNLGPNHPSAHGAFRIILQLEGEEIIDCVPDIGYHHRGAEKMAERQSWHSYIPYTDRIEYLGGCVNEMPYILAVEKLAGIIVPDRVKVIRIMLSELFRINSHLLYISTFIQDVGAMTPVFLAFTDRQKVYDVVEAITGFRMHPAWFRIGGVAHDLPRGWDILLQNFLKWMPKRLQEYDKVALRNSILIARSKGVASYNLTEALSWGTTGAGLRATGVDFDIRKWRPYSGYEYFNFEIPVGNGVSDAYTRVILKMEEIWQSLNILDQCLKNMPAGPFKADHPLTTPPTKERMLKHIDTLIPHFLHMSWGPIIPANESFQMIEATKGINSYYLISDGNTMSYRTRVRTPSFAHLQQIPSVIRGSLVSDLIVYLGSIDFVMSDVDR
- the nuoE gene encoding NADH-quinone oxidoreductase subunit NuoE: MSNNKNDLSNITLQKVFILSSEEYAAIQREKNHYEDSRAASIEALKIVQKKHGWVSDDAIDKIAEVLEIPGRDIEEIATFYNLIFRKPVGKNIIRYCDSIVCYINGYKKIQATLEKELQIKTGQTTADERFTLLPTCCLGNCDKGPTMMINEDTHIYLRPDMIITILEQYK